One window of the Eucalyptus grandis isolate ANBG69807.140 chromosome 8, ASM1654582v1, whole genome shotgun sequence genome contains the following:
- the LOC104415837 gene encoding small GTPase LIP1 yields the protein MFWRGREKEVKEHNGGLPCGQVRVLVVGDSGVGKTSLVHLIVKGFSIARPAQTIGCAVSLKLISDGNSGSSSTSSSGDADRDFFVELWDVSGHDRYKDCRSLFYSQINGVIFVHDLSQRRTKSSLQKWAAEVAATGTFTAPLRSGGPGGLPVPYLVIGNKADVAAKEGIRGSSGNLVDAARQWVEKQGLLPSSEELPLTETFPGSGGLLAAAKESRYDKEAILKFFQTLIRRRYVSDDLPSANPWSVSPVQRTTQRLDDDLSDDEQFYKNTSVNNGAYNYNSLPPLPAQHNLTPPPTLYPQQPVSVSENYTFPRFSYSSSSEFTSTGRSKRADINV from the exons GTGTGGGAAAAACGTCTCTCGTCCATCTGATTGTCAAAGGATTTTCCATTGCCCGTCCTGCCCAAACGATTGGTTGTGCAGTTAGTTTGAAG CTTATTTCTGATGGAAACTCTGGTAGCTCTTCGACCAGCAGTAGTGGTGATGCTGACAGAGATTTTTTTGTTGAACTTTGGGACGTGTCAGGCCACGATCGTTACAAAGATTGCAGATCTCTTTTCTATTCTCAGATAAATG GTGTTATTTTTGTCCATGATCTCTCTCAAAGAAGGACAAAATCAAGCTTGCAGAAATGGGCAGCTGAAGTAGCAGCAACTGGAACATTCACTGCTCCTCTAAGATCTGGAGGTCCTGGTGGCCTTCCTGTTCCATACCTTGTTATTGGTAACAAAGCAGATGTAGCTGCAAAAGAGGGCATAAGAGGAAGCAGTGGTAATCTCGTGGATGCTGCCCGCCAGTGGGTTGAGAAGCAAGGTTTACTGCCATCCAGTGAGGAACTTCCACTGACAGAGACATTTCCAGGCAGTGGTGGACTCCTTGCG GCTGCCAAAGAATCAAGATATGACAAGGAAGCTATATTGAAATTCTTTCAGACG TTAATCAGGAGAAGGTATGTCTCAGATGACTTGCCTTCGGCCAACCCATGGTCTGTCTCTCCAGTACAGAGAACTACCCAGCGTTTGGATGATGATTTGAGTGATGATGAACAGTTTTACAAGAATACGAG TGTGAACAATGGTGCCTACAACTATaactctctccctcctctcccaGCACAGCATAATCTTACACCACCTCCCACTTTGTATCCTCAGCAGCCAGTTTCGGTATCTGAGAACTATACATTTCCGAGATTTTCATACAGTAGTTCCTCTGAATTCACCAGCACAGGCAGATCAAAGCGTGCCGACATCAACGTGTGA